GACGCACTTCATCCAGAACCACTGCACCATCGAGGAACTCACCTTCGCCTTCGACTTCATCCACGAGTTCGTTAGGAGACGACAGAGTGCGTAGCCCGTTTCTTCCGCGTCTGCACCGCACCGTGCCGTAGGCGTCCACTGTGTCGCGCCGGTCCAGAATTGAATGAGCCCCCGGCGATGCGAGTCACCGGGGGCTCTGATTTCGATGTGCAATACCGGGCAGGCTCGTCCTACGCCCTGCGCCGCCTCAGACCGGCCAATGTGATCAGTCCTGCGGCCAAGCCGATGAGCGAGGAAGGCTCGGGGACGACGTTCGCTATGACCCAGGGATAGCTGTCTCCCAGTCCGCCTGCAGTCCCGAAATCAACCGGATGGTTCTTGCTGAGGTAGACCTGCCCCATGTAGCTTGCGTAGTTCATGCTGCCCGGAACCAATGGATCGCCCGGCGCGTACCACTGCAACGCGGCATTGAAACCGCTCACCTGGGTCGCGCCTGACAGGCGGAGGTTACCGTAGCCCATCGGATTCGACGGGTTGATCCGACTCAGCGTGATCTGTGTAGGGCTGATGTGGACGAAGTACGGATCGATCACAGCCGATGCAACGGTGTAAGAAGACGCTCCCGTGAGTGTGAATGTGGCGGAAGCGATGACCCCCGTCGCCGGATCGGCAACGATGGTACCCGATACATGATCGGTCAGACCGGTAATCGTGTCGAGCTGATAGGCAGGGTAGTCTACGATTGAATAGGTCTGCATCGCCGCTTGAGCCACCGCAGCAGCCGCAAGCAGTGCGACTATGAGGATAATCTTTCTCATCTCTTCTCCTCCCGGGCCGCTGCTCTTCGGCAACTCACCCACTTCCTCATATTATCATGCGCTGGAACTTAGTCAAGAGGCGTCATCACGGCATGAGCTTGGGAGGATCCAAAAACAGGTAATATTACCAGTCTGCCGGCCTCTCTATCATGGGGTGCAGCGGCACGGCAGACGGATACCCTTCAACTCAAACCCGTCAACGCCAAGTGTCGCTGCCTTGCTGATAGACCTCAGCCTTGTTAGACTTCGCGCATCGGCAGATACTAGTCTGCGTTGGTGCTCATCCGTGCTGTCCTCTCCGCTCACATCGGCTTCAGGTTGTTGTTCAGTCGTTCTATGAACTGCGCCAAGCGTCGTGCTCTGGTTTCGTCAGAGACGGCGGCGCGGTACGCTCCGGCATACGTTCTCCGGACCGACGAAGACATGGCCAGAAAGTTCGAGCACGCCGGTTCCGTTCCTTTGAGAGCCTGGGCGAGCACGTTGACGTCCTCGTCAGTCACCGGTGCGTTCGCGGGAGAGTCCCACCTGCCGGTCGTTTTGGCCTCCTCGACCTTGGCGCGGCCGTAGTCAGTCATCCTGCCCTGTCTCTCCATCGAGTCGATCAGGCCCTTGTTCTTCTCAGACCAGTTGCTCCCTCTGCGCCGTTGGGCGAAGTACTTGACATATACTGTCTCGTCTATGCTTCTCAACTGGCCGTCGATCCATCCGAAGCAAAGTGCTTCCTCCAACGCCTCGTCTGGCCGTATCGTGTCGGGACCACCCTTCTTGCCGAACACCAGCCAGACGCCCTGGACCGACAGGCAGTGGTCGTCCAGCCATGCCCGGAATTCTTCTCGCGATGCGAACTGCAACTTCGGGGCATCCTTCACCGCCATCGAAATCCTCCAGTAATGAGAATGGATACTCCCGCTGTGGCAAGGCGCGGGTGCCGGGATTCACTCGTTGAAGGCCATCCACCTGGGACATCCCCCACTTGCTTCCTTGATTGCAGCGTGGATCATCCCGACATGGTGCTGAACGTGTCGAATCTGCGCCAGGATGCGGTCGGCCGGCGTCCATGTGCGTCCGAACGCCTCCTCCTCGGCAACCAGAGTCTCGTCCGTGAGGCCGTCAAGGAACGACATGCACTCGCTCTCCACCTTGCCCAGATAGTCGCGCATCTGATCCATGGTGATGACTGGACAAGCGTCGGTCTCCAGCTCAAGTGCCTGACCGGAGTGGAATGGAGGCTTTTCGAAGGGTGTCGTCCAGTCTCGTGCCCAGGCATTCAGCCAGAAGGTCGCATGATAGA
The sequence above is a segment of the Armatimonadota bacterium genome. Coding sequences within it:
- a CDS encoding DinB family protein, with the translated sequence MDTPSITDILRRQLEPTIEMLHDVIEQCSDDFWASNGRNAAVWQHVYHATFWLNAWARDWTTPFEKPPFHSGQALELETDACPVITMDQMRDYLGKVESECMSFLDGLTDETLVAEEEAFGRTWTPADRILAQIRHVQHHVGMIHAAIKEASGGCPRWMAFNE
- a CDS encoding PEP-CTERM sorting domain-containing protein translates to MRKIILIVALLAAAAVAQAAMQTYSIVDYPAYQLDTITGLTDHVSGTIVADPATGVIASATFTLTGASSYTVASAVIDPYFVHISPTQITLSRINPSNPMGYGNLRLSGATQVSGFNAALQWYAPGDPLVPGSMNYASYMGQVYLSKNHPVDFGTAGGLGDSYPWVIANVVPEPSSLIGLAAGLITLAGLRRRRA
- a CDS encoding YdeI/OmpD-associated family protein; its protein translation is MAVKDAPKLQFASREEFRAWLDDHCLSVQGVWLVFGKKGGPDTIRPDEALEEALCFGWIDGQLRSIDETVYVKYFAQRRRGSNWSEKNKGLIDSMERQGRMTDYGRAKVEEAKTTGRWDSPANAPVTDEDVNVLAQALKGTEPACSNFLAMSSSVRRTYAGAYRAAVSDETRARRLAQFIERLNNNLKPM